A single window of Rhizobium indicum DNA harbors:
- a CDS encoding COG4315 family predicted lipoprotein, translated as MTSVKFLSVLAAAALAATAAFAAPPVKEVESAKGKVLAGENDMTLYTFKKDAKGVSNCYDDCAKNWPPLMAAGDAKADGAYSIIDRKDGTKQWAKDGMPLYFWVKDTKAGDITGDGVGGNWDLAKP; from the coding sequence ATGACATCCGTGAAATTCCTGTCCGTCCTGGCGGCCGCCGCCCTTGCCGCGACCGCTGCTTTCGCCGCCCCTCCCGTCAAGGAAGTCGAATCCGCCAAGGGCAAGGTGCTCGCCGGCGAAAACGACATGACCCTCTACACCTTCAAGAAGGACGCCAAGGGCGTTTCCAACTGCTACGACGATTGCGCCAAGAACTGGCCGCCGCTGATGGCTGCTGGCGACGCCAAGGCCGATGGTGCATATTCGATCATCGATCGCAAAGATGGCACGAAGCAATGGGCCAAGGACGGCATGCCGCTCTATTTCTGGGTCAAGGACACGAAGGCCGGCGACATCACCGGCGATGGCGTCGGCGGCAATTGGGATCTCGCCAAGCCTTGA